The following coding sequences are from one Trichoplusia ni isolate ovarian cell line Hi5 chromosome 15, tn1, whole genome shotgun sequence window:
- the LOC113501313 gene encoding uncharacterized protein K02A2.6-like — protein MSQIPPLETFDCEGEPASVGLRWEKWKRGLEIFLTATDVSDPKKRKANLLHLGGLTLQEIYHNLPDEQEAEHGGDEYEIAIKKLDEYFSPKQSKIYERHLFRLLKQEPSEKFEKFLVRLRNQGSKCKFVNQEDNIIDQIVEKCSSKDLRKKILTLGDDATLEKIIAQANAIEAVERQLSDYGQASQTSIINKMDVKKNDSEILGCSRCGSIQHTGDSNVCPAKDKQCLKCGFVGHFRSKCRTRASKRKSSILTATNRHPHKRARRSNNDQNRYGNNQDEESQAKTGVNYIFHIDADATMKCNVGGVPIDMIIDSGSKCNILSDKTWNYLKTCRVEARNQICKPDKTFLAYGSDKPLTVIGSFDTDIQIGDQVQSGTFYVVKGGTRDLLGKDTAMSLKVLKLGLGVYQVSDNSFPKIKNIQLHISIDKTVKPVAQPCRRVPIPLEEKINDKIDELVKLDIIEPVKFPSGWVSPIVPVLKPDGDVRVCVDMRCANMAIVRENHPLPTMDQLLPKFKKARVFSKLDIKDAFHQVEISEDSRDITTFITGKGLYRYKRLMFGISCAPEHFQKILERILLPCDGVVNFIDDIVVYGESNSEHDARLNKVLVLFKENNILLNQNKCVFNVKSIKFLGHELSVDGIKPLASYVKVVENFREPSSIEEVQSFLGLINYVNKWIPNMATKSEPLRRLLTLKLGKKAAIGSHWGPEQSQSFKSLKESLSNIHTLGYYDPNDKTTVMADASPVGLGAVLIQSDNNGPRVIAYGNKSLTDVEKRYCQTEKEALALVWAVEHFKIYLFGKESFDLVTDHKPLEVIFGSRSKPCARIERWVLRLQSYNFRVLYKPGRTNIADCLSRLCATNNPQPFEDEHHINQIVQLARPCAIGMDIMTEASLQDNEIKLVKEALSSNNWDPVINIYRIFQTELWTHEGLLLRGTKIVIPLNLRHQVLAAAHEGHPGIGAMKARLRTKVWWPKIDSDAEKMVKSCKGCTLVSAPNPPLPMKRRELPSKPWVDVAIDFLGPLPSGHHLFVIVDYYSRYKEIKVMKTITSVETIKNLKEIFSRLGAPLTITADNGRQFVSEDFQSFCRNLGIHIFYTTPYSPQQNGEVERQNRDILKRLRISQSEKSNWYDDLLLYLTMYNSTPHSTTGKTPSELFFGRQFRDKIPSLSDLEKPSISETNDKDKIMKEKGKEYEDRKRKAGDMDIGIGEKVYVKNMVKENKLSTNFNPTTHTVINSSGPEYNLRNDETGQELRRNIIHLKRTEGEWRVCENMNADSVEINNSSVDSEL, from the coding sequence ATGTCCCAAATACCACCGCTTGAAACATTTGATTGCGAAGGTGAACCTGCATCTGTGGGTTTGCGGTGGGAAAAGTGGAAGCGTGGGTTAGAAATTTTTCTAACAGCTACGGATGTTAGCGATCCAAAAAAGCGGAAGGCTAACCTTCTACACTTAGGAGGGTTGACGTTACAAGAGATATACCATAACTTACCGGACGAGCAGGAAGCCGAGCACGGTGGTGATGAATACGAGATTGCTATAAAAAAACTCGATGAATATTTCTCACCAAAGCAAAGTAAAATCTACGAGCGgcatttatttagattattaaaaCAGGAACCGAGTGAGAAATTTGAGAAGTTTCTGGTGCGGCTACGTAACCAGGGTAGTAAATGCAAATTTGTTAATCAAGAGGATAATATTATTGATCAAATCGTAGAAAAATGTAGTTCCAAAGacttaagaaagaaaatacttacattAGGCGATGATGCTACCCTCGAAAAAATTATAGCTCAGGCAAATGCCATTGAAGCAGTCGAAAGACAGCTCAGTGACTATGGTCAGGCCAGTCAAACatctattataaacaaaatggatgtgaaaaaaaatgattctgaGATTTTAGGATGTTCGCGTTGTGGTAGTATACAACATACTGGAGACAGTAATGTTTGTCCAGCGAAGGACAAACAATGCTTAAAATGTGGATTTGTTGGCCACTTTAGGAGCAAATGTCGAACTCGGGCGAGCAAAAGGAAAAGTTCTATTTTGACGGCCACAAATCGACACCCACATAAAAGAGCGAGGAGATCCAACAATGATCAGAATAGATATGGGAACAATCAGGATGAAGAATCTCAAGCTAAAACCGGGGTCAATTATATATTTCACATAGATGCCGACGCTACGATGAAGTGTAATGTCGGAGGTGTCCCAATAGATATGATAATTGACTCGGGtagtaaatgtaatattttaagtgACAAGActtggaattatttaaaaacgtgcaGGGTCGAAGCTAGGAATCAAATTTGTAAACCGGACAAGACATTCCTCGCATACGGCAGCGATAAACCTCTGACAGTTATCGGATCATTCGATACTGATATCCAAATAGGAGACCAAGTACAATCGGGTACCTTTTATGTCGTAAAAGGTGGCACACGAGATCTCTTGGGAAAAGATACTGCCATGTCTCTTAAGGTTCTTAAACTAGGGTTAGGGGTTTACCAGGTGAGTGACAACagttttcctaaaataaaaaatatacaacttcaCATATCCATTGATAAAACTGTAAAACCGGTAGCTCAACCTTGTCGGCGAGTACCTATTCCGTTGGAAGAGAAAATCAATGATAAAATTGACGAACTTGTTAAATTAGACATTATTGAACCAGTAAAATTTCCATCCGGGTGGGTTTCGCCGATAGTGCCAGTTCTTAAGCCAGATGGTGATGTGAGGGTATGTGTAGATATGCGTTGTGCCAACATGGCTATAGTACGAGAAAATCACCCTTTGCCTACCATGGACCAGTTActtcctaaatttaaaaaagctagGGTATTTTCCAAGCTTGACATTAAAGACGCGTTTCATCAAGTCGAAATTAGTGAAGACTCTAGAGACATTACAACATTTATTACTGGAAAAGGTCTGTATCGTTATAAAAGACTGATGTTTGGCATCTCATGTGCTCCGGAACACTTTCAAAAAATTCTTGAAAGGATTCTTTTACCATGTGATGGTGTTGTAAATTTCATTGATGATATTGTAGTGTATGGGGAAAGCAATTCCGAACACGATGCTAGATTGAATAAAGTGTTAGTTTTAttcaaggaaaataatattctcttaaatcaaaacaaatgcgTTTTTAATGTCAAGAGTATAAAGTTCCTCGGTCATGAATTGTCTGTTGATGGTATTAAGCCTTTAGCTAGTTATGTAAAAGTTGTAGAAAACTTTAGAGAACCGTCTTCAATTGAAGAAGTGCAAAGTTTCTTAGGGCTCatcaattatgtaaataagtgGATTCCCAATATGGCTACTAAATCAGAACCCCTTAGGAGACTATTAACCCTTAAATTGGGTAAAAAAGCGGCAATCGGCTCACATTGGGGTCCTGAACAAAGCCAATCATTTAAATCGCTCAAAGAATCTTTGAGTAATATCCACACACTCGGATATTATGATCCAAATGATAAAACGACGGTAATGGCTGATGCTAGTCCGGTAGGCCTAGGTGCAGTGCTCATTCAATCTGACAATAACGGACCTCGAGTGATTGCTTATGGTAATAAAAGTCTAACCGATGTAGAAAAACGATATTGTCAGACTGAAAAAGAAGCACTTGCACTGGTCTGGGCGGTCGAACATTTTAAGATATACCTATTCGGCAAAGAGTCATTTGATTTGGTGACTGATCACAAGCCGTTGGAGGTTATATTTGGCAGTCGTTCAAAACCTTGTGCCCGAATAGAACGTTGGGTACTACGCCTCCAATCGTATAATTTCAGGGTGCTGTATAAGCCAGGTAGAACAAATATCGCAGACTGTTTATCCCGATTATGTGCCACAAATAACCCCCAACCGTTTGAAGATGAACACCACATTAATCAAATTGTTCAACTTGCCAGACCCTGTGCCATAGGGATGGATATTATGACAGAAGCTTCCCTTCAGGATAATGAGATTAAACTAGTTAAAGAAGCTTTATCATCGAATAACTGGGATccagtgataaatatttataggataTTCCAAACCGAACTTTGGACGCATGAAGGCCTTTTATTAAGAGGGACTAAGATTGTTATACCTCTTAATTTGCGTCACCAAGTATTGGCGGCAGCCCACGAGGGACATCCTGGTATCGGCGCTATGAAAGCGCGCTTACGGACCAAGGTGTGGTGGCCTAAAATTGACAGTGATGCTGAAAAAATGGTTAAAAGTTGCAAGGGTTGCACCCTTGTTTCTGCACCGAATCCTCCACTGCCAATGAAACGTCGTGAGCTGCCATCAAAGCCTTGGGTTGACGTAGCAATTGATTTCCTAGGTCCTTTGCCTAGCGGTCATCACCTTTTTGTTATAGTAGACTACTATAGCagatacaaagaaataaaagtaatgaaaacaattacatctgtcgaaacaataaaaaatttaaaagaaatattctctAGGTTAGGTGCTCCCCTCACCATTACTGCAGATAATGGCAGACAGTTTGTTAGTGAAGATTTCCAATCCTTTTGTCGAAACTTAGGAATACACATTTTTTACACTACACCCTACTCCCCTCAACAAAACGGGGAAGTCGAACGACAGAACCGCGACATTCTTAAACGTCTAAGAATCAGCCAAAGCGAGAAGTCTAATTGGTATGATGACTTATTATTGTATCTAACAATGTATAATAGCACTCCTCATTCAACCACTGGAAAAACTCCATCCGAGTTATTTTTTGGTAGACAGTTTAGGGATAAAATACCTTCCCTTTCAGATTTAGAAAAACCGTCGATATCCGAAACAAATGACAAAgacaaaataatgaaagaaaagGGAAAGGAATATGAGGATAGGAAAAGGAAAGCAGGAGATATGGATATAGGAATTGGAGAAAAGGTATATGTCAAGAATATggtgaaagaaaacaaactTTCTACAAACTTTAATCCAACAACGCACACTGTCATAAACAGTAGCGGACCAGAATATAATTTAAGGAACGATGAAACGGGGCAAGAATTGAGAAGgaacataatacatttaaaaaggaCTGAAGGTGAATGGAGAGTATGTGAGAATATGAATGCGGATTCggttgaaattaataatagtagtgTTGATAgcgaattataa